Proteins from a single region of Streptomyces sp. HUAS 15-9:
- the fxsT gene encoding FxSxx-COOH system tetratricopeptide repeat protein, with protein sequence MTGEAGRGPSAREWAEAIWLAQRMRRDDGALPDGTPAPTRRDGQTPRSAPSSPPSSPSASPAPPEPAPAQRPDVPPPGQVKDTRRPRVDASPGRGTVAPAPAGRPPAAAGTAPVRTPPPLFDADTRPGVLRDPLRLARALRPFNRRIRSRHRFALDAEETAVRSVELGRWHPVLTAEPDRWFEVALVVEQSVSMAVWQGVAADLAELLRRQGAFADVRIWRLDTRGGKAAQLRPERGGPPRAPEELFHPHGRRLVLLMSDCVGDAWAAGTVPRLLHRWARHAPVAVLQPLPSRLWDLCEAVPRDVRVRADGPAVPNARLLLRHGGRWARPGPVAVPVLELEAAWFSGWARLVTGEPGAHGDVTALLLDGEGLVRASLPPLDPERRSRPVSADQAVRRFLRHASPQARRLAARLAMVPLRPEVVGAVQRLLGRADGPLPLAEILLGGLLSARTDGAEDEWAGGGPRYEFLDGVRDRLLHGLGRTETLRTLQEVSAVAGHAMGTDSGLLGTLVSAPEELDDVTLDAAARELLSAAVPALAALGPAYGSALARARERVSLDGTGAGQDSPGGGGQDGPPGQVPSSPLEVPATFRPRDPALLTEVVSMDPTSSRTTPAATGGGTGVPARPRLPARLPRAMPLPQASYFTGREAELDRLRALLNAGDRAAVLPYALYGLGGVGKTRLAVEYVHRHHTEYERIWWIDAEQPAVIREQLASLVPDFGSAAEGAGDPVDRVLAAMATGSPFSRWLLVMDNAGAPEDVVPYIPSMLGVTGGAGHVLVTSRHSGWAERVNALRVSVFTREESIGFLRHRTPWATREEADRLAESLGDLPLALEQSVAAQAQSGIRTGAYLDLLEHRRREVLAEPTASGTRPVATTWRTSVDLLSAQHPHALELLRLLAFFGPEPIAQAFLRDARLLPLPDSLAPVARDELARGRAIRAINQFSLLTVNTATGTLQVHRLLAGVLQDELPDDERTELRHLVHRIIAAHDPGDSQRPEHWRNYADILPHLEPTRLLHCGEEATRDTALNILGYVIARGDFPGAVQLGRRIADVWTGTLGPDHLQTLWARRQQASAHWQLAEFEESRRINEDVLRRLRSTVGDDHEYTLAVAGATAADLRAAGRFGEALALDRDAYERSVRLHGDDAPKVLTVGHNYGVSLRVNGLYEEALALDEHIHEARLEILGPTARSTLFSINNVARDLRECGRYVDALVLQTSTLARYREEYGDQHPHTLRAIKNMSVTCRKAGEFEQGLALAQEVLDLYRGHFGLEHVDTLAALTNISNDLRLTGDPEAARAHSAEALHRYHAVLGPRHPLSAVAGVNHGAALRATGQYGEARRVDQEAVTALAGALPEDHPWLLVARVNLATDLSLAGDPAAARTLGEECARSLETRYGDRHPTTLAALTNVALDMTTLGDGEAGGELLASVQRRYLATLGPDHPESRSAAAGKRAECDIEPPPV encoded by the coding sequence ATGACCGGCGAGGCGGGCCGGGGGCCGAGCGCGCGCGAGTGGGCGGAGGCGATATGGCTGGCGCAGCGAATGCGCAGGGACGACGGGGCGTTACCGGACGGCACACCAGCACCGACGAGGCGGGACGGGCAGACGCCCCGCAGCGCGCCCTCGTCCCCGCCTTCGTCCCCGTCCGCTTCCCCGGCTCCACCTGAGCCCGCACCCGCGCAACGCCCCGACGTCCCGCCGCCCGGCCAGGTGAAGGACACCCGCCGACCGCGGGTGGACGCATCACCGGGAAGGGGCACGGTCGCCCCGGCTCCCGCCGGCCGGCCCCCCGCGGCTGCGGGAACCGCGCCCGTCCGGACCCCGCCTCCTCTCTTCGACGCAGACACCCGCCCGGGGGTCCTGCGCGACCCGCTCCGCCTCGCCCGCGCCCTGCGCCCCTTCAACCGGCGGATCCGCTCCCGGCACCGGTTCGCCCTCGACGCCGAGGAGACGGCGGTCAGGTCCGTGGAGCTCGGCCGGTGGCATCCCGTACTCACGGCCGAGCCGGACCGCTGGTTCGAGGTCGCACTCGTCGTCGAGCAGAGCGTGTCGATGGCGGTGTGGCAGGGCGTCGCCGCGGACCTGGCCGAACTCCTGCGCCGGCAGGGCGCGTTCGCCGACGTACGGATCTGGCGGCTGGACACCCGCGGTGGCAAGGCGGCCCAGTTGCGGCCCGAGCGGGGTGGCCCACCGCGCGCCCCCGAGGAACTGTTCCATCCGCACGGCAGACGCCTGGTCCTGCTGATGAGCGACTGCGTCGGCGACGCCTGGGCGGCCGGCACGGTCCCCAGGCTGCTGCACCGCTGGGCGCGCCACGCTCCGGTCGCCGTGCTCCAGCCACTGCCCAGCCGCCTGTGGGACCTGTGCGAGGCGGTGCCCCGCGATGTGCGGGTACGGGCCGACGGGCCCGCGGTACCGAACGCGCGGCTCCTGCTCCGGCACGGCGGGCGCTGGGCGCGGCCGGGGCCGGTGGCCGTACCGGTACTCGAACTCGAGGCCGCCTGGTTCTCGGGGTGGGCGCGTCTGGTCACGGGTGAGCCGGGGGCGCACGGCGACGTGACGGCGCTCCTGCTGGACGGGGAAGGTCTGGTCCGGGCGTCCCTGCCGCCGCTCGACCCGGAGCGCCGGTCCCGTCCGGTCTCCGCCGACCAGGCGGTGCGCCGCTTCCTGCGGCACGCCTCGCCCCAGGCCCGGCGGCTCGCCGCCCGCCTGGCGATGGTGCCGCTGCGGCCGGAGGTGGTCGGCGCGGTGCAACGGCTGCTGGGACGGGCCGACGGGCCGCTTCCGCTCGCCGAGATCCTGCTCGGCGGGCTGCTGTCGGCACGCACCGACGGCGCCGAGGACGAGTGGGCGGGCGGCGGCCCGCGCTACGAGTTCCTGGACGGCGTACGCGACCGCTTGCTGCACGGCCTCGGCCGCACCGAGACCCTGCGGACCCTCCAGGAGGTCTCGGCGGTCGCGGGACATGCGATGGGAACGGACTCCGGTCTGCTCGGCACCCTGGTGTCGGCGCCCGAGGAACTGGACGACGTCACGCTCGACGCCGCGGCGCGGGAACTGCTGTCGGCGGCGGTGCCGGCGCTCGCCGCCCTCGGACCGGCCTACGGAAGTGCGCTGGCCCGCGCACGGGAGCGCGTGTCTTTGGACGGTACGGGCGCGGGGCAGGACAGCCCAGGTGGCGGTGGGCAGGACGGCCCGCCTGGACAGGTCCCGTCCAGCCCGCTCGAGGTGCCCGCCACTTTCCGGCCGAGGGACCCGGCTCTGCTCACGGAGGTCGTGTCGATGGATCCCACATCTTCCCGCACCACCCCGGCGGCGACCGGCGGCGGAACGGGCGTCCCGGCCCGACCGCGGCTCCCGGCCCGGCTGCCGCGTGCCATGCCCCTTCCCCAGGCCTCCTACTTCACCGGCCGTGAGGCCGAACTCGACCGGCTGCGGGCGCTGTTGAACGCGGGCGACCGCGCGGCCGTCCTGCCGTACGCCCTGTACGGCCTGGGCGGAGTCGGCAAGACCCGGCTGGCCGTGGAGTATGTGCACCGGCATCACACCGAGTACGAGCGCATCTGGTGGATCGACGCCGAGCAGCCCGCCGTGATCCGGGAGCAGCTCGCCTCCCTCGTACCGGACTTCGGGTCGGCCGCCGAGGGGGCCGGGGACCCTGTCGACCGGGTGCTCGCGGCGATGGCGACCGGGAGCCCGTTCTCGCGCTGGCTGCTGGTGATGGACAACGCGGGGGCGCCCGAGGACGTCGTGCCCTACATCCCGTCGATGCTCGGCGTGACCGGCGGTGCGGGCCATGTGCTGGTGACCTCGCGGCACTCGGGCTGGGCCGAGCGGGTCAACGCGCTGCGCGTCAGTGTGTTCACCCGGGAGGAGAGCATCGGCTTCCTGCGCCACCGCACACCGTGGGCCACCCGGGAGGAGGCGGACCGGCTCGCCGAGTCACTGGGTGATCTGCCGCTGGCGCTGGAGCAGTCGGTCGCCGCGCAGGCGCAGTCCGGCATCCGCACCGGCGCCTATCTGGACCTCCTGGAACACCGCCGCAGGGAAGTGCTCGCCGAACCCACCGCCTCCGGCACCCGGCCCGTGGCCACCACCTGGCGCACCTCCGTGGACCTGCTCAGCGCTCAGCATCCGCACGCGCTGGAACTCCTGCGGCTGCTGGCCTTCTTCGGGCCGGAGCCGATCGCCCAGGCGTTCCTGCGCGACGCCCGGTTGCTGCCCCTGCCCGACTCCCTCGCGCCGGTGGCCCGCGACGAGCTGGCCCGGGGGCGGGCGATCCGGGCCATCAACCAGTTCTCGCTGCTGACCGTCAACACGGCGACCGGCACCCTCCAGGTGCACCGGCTGCTGGCCGGCGTCCTCCAGGACGAACTGCCCGACGACGAACGCACCGAGCTGCGCCACCTGGTGCACCGGATCATCGCCGCGCACGACCCCGGGGACTCCCAGCGTCCGGAGCACTGGCGCAACTACGCCGACATCCTGCCCCACCTCGAGCCCACGCGCCTGCTGCACTGCGGGGAGGAGGCCACCCGGGACACGGCGCTGAACATCCTCGGCTATGTGATCGCGCGCGGCGACTTCCCCGGGGCCGTGCAGCTGGGGCGCAGGATCGCCGACGTCTGGACGGGCACCCTGGGGCCCGACCACCTCCAGACCCTGTGGGCACGGCGCCAGCAGGCCAGCGCGCACTGGCAGCTGGCCGAGTTCGAGGAGTCCCGGCGGATCAACGAGGACGTGCTGCGGCGGCTGCGGTCCACCGTGGGCGACGACCACGAGTACACCCTCGCGGTGGCCGGCGCGACCGCGGCCGACCTGCGCGCGGCCGGCCGCTTCGGCGAGGCGCTGGCGCTCGACCGCGACGCCTACGAGCGCAGCGTCCGGCTGCACGGCGACGACGCGCCCAAGGTCCTCACCGTCGGCCACAACTACGGGGTCAGTCTGCGCGTCAACGGCCTGTACGAGGAGGCCCTGGCGCTGGACGAGCACATCCACGAGGCCCGGCTGGAGATCCTCGGTCCGACGGCCCGCTCCACCCTCTTCTCCATCAACAACGTCGCCCGCGACCTGCGCGAGTGCGGCCGGTACGTGGACGCGCTGGTGCTGCAGACCAGCACGCTGGCCCGGTACCGCGAGGAGTACGGGGACCAGCACCCGCACACCCTTCGGGCCATCAAGAACATGTCGGTGACGTGCCGGAAGGCGGGCGAGTTCGAGCAGGGCCTCGCGCTGGCGCAGGAGGTGCTGGACCTGTACCGGGGACACTTCGGCCTGGAGCACGTCGACACGCTGGCGGCGCTGACGAACATCTCCAACGACCTGCGGCTGACGGGCGACCCGGAGGCGGCGCGTGCCCACAGCGCCGAGGCGCTGCACCGCTACCACGCCGTCCTGGGACCGCGGCACCCGCTGTCGGCCGTCGCCGGGGTGAACCACGGAGCCGCGCTTCGCGCGACCGGTCAGTACGGCGAGGCCCGCCGGGTCGACCAGGAGGCGGTGACCGCGCTGGCCGGGGCGCTCCCGGAGGACCATCCCTGGCTGCTGGTCGCCCGGGTGAACCTCGCCACGGACCTGTCCCTGGCCGGCGACCCGGCGGCCGCCCGAACACTGGGCGAGGAGTGCGCCCGGAGCCTGGAGACCCGCTACGGCGACCGGCACCCCACGACCCTGGCGGCCCTCACCAATGTGGCCCTGGACATGACCACGCTGGGCGACGGCGAGGCGGGCGGTGAGCTGCTGGCCTCGGTGCAGCGCCGCTATCTCGCGACGCTGGGGCCGGACCATCCGGAGAGCCGGTCGGCCGCGGCCGGAAAACGCGCGGAGTGCGACATCGAGCCGCCACCGGTCTAG
- a CDS encoding AAA family ATPase: MNRESTDLRQARPRPPSWWVFRDNGARHAPSDPLPPLPTPPPWRRFRPDTDSPPLDVPVPADSADTERKLGARRAGTLDPAVVDVINAAIQLRRPLLVTGQPGTGKSSLAHQIAAELGLGRVLWWPVVSRTTLRDGLYDYDAIGRVQDAPLGSGSGGERGPLPDIGRYLTLGPLGTALLPWKRPRVLLVDELDKSDVDLPNDLLHIFEEGEFRVRELERLGQSRREASVGTADHGAPVVVRDGRVRCAEFPVVVITSNGERAFSPAFRRRCLEVELAAPDEARLAAMIEAHFGPQPDPRALELIRSFLEERGDASLAADQLLNTVHMLTNGAADADETSWTRLRAALWRNLATDSSP; the protein is encoded by the coding sequence ATGAACCGGGAGTCGACCGACCTGCGACAGGCGCGACCCCGGCCTCCCTCCTGGTGGGTGTTCCGGGACAACGGCGCCCGGCACGCGCCCTCCGACCCGCTGCCGCCGCTGCCCACCCCACCGCCCTGGCGGCGCTTCCGCCCCGACACCGACAGCCCGCCGCTGGACGTCCCCGTCCCGGCCGACTCCGCGGACACCGAGCGGAAGCTGGGCGCGCGCCGGGCGGGCACCCTGGACCCCGCGGTCGTCGACGTGATCAACGCCGCGATCCAGCTGCGCCGCCCGCTGCTGGTCACCGGACAGCCCGGAACCGGAAAGTCCAGCCTCGCCCATCAGATCGCGGCGGAACTGGGACTGGGCCGGGTGCTGTGGTGGCCGGTGGTCAGCCGCACCACCCTGCGCGACGGGCTGTACGACTACGACGCGATCGGCCGGGTGCAGGACGCTCCCCTGGGCTCCGGCTCCGGCGGCGAGCGCGGCCCGCTGCCCGACATCGGCCGCTACCTCACGCTCGGCCCGCTGGGCACGGCTTTGCTGCCGTGGAAGCGGCCGCGGGTGCTGCTCGTCGACGAACTGGACAAGAGCGACGTCGACCTGCCCAACGACCTGCTGCACATATTCGAGGAGGGCGAGTTCCGCGTCAGGGAGCTGGAGCGGCTCGGCCAGTCGCGGCGCGAGGCGAGCGTCGGCACCGCCGACCACGGCGCTCCGGTCGTGGTGCGCGACGGCAGGGTGCGGTGCGCCGAGTTCCCGGTGGTCGTCATCACCAGCAACGGCGAGCGGGCCTTCTCCCCCGCCTTCCGGCGCCGGTGTCTGGAGGTGGAGCTGGCCGCTCCGGACGAGGCCCGGCTCGCGGCGATGATCGAGGCGCACTTCGGTCCGCAACCGGACCCGCGCGCCCTGGAGTTGATCCGTTCCTTCCTGGAGGAGCGCGGCGACGCCTCGCTCGCCGCCGACCAGCTGCTCAACACCGTGCACATGCTCACCAACGGCGCCGCCGACGCCGACGAGACGTCCTGGACGCGGTTGCGCGCGGCCCTGTGGCGCAATCTGGCCACGGACTCCTCGCCATGA
- a CDS encoding VMAP-C domain-containing protein → MRGTGAPRTNLFWELAGLIARIPGLGQRAPLRRAADAFTEQIGPLDVEQSGMLQEDLYAVLRRCDDYPNGLRFYLDTLGSNRTNTLAWAEVERLYRRLCPESLLTPAERDELSTLLGARRSDPPLERVALRFLPCLPSAAPGGSPRRDTTAELLDALEDAVVLPDEAHPLLSFVEAVAVHQPTPLEAELRAWNEKVAHRIGGEPRLLARVRALESARLGRPFEPGRLLVEIVAHPAVPDEYHVRGSLLAPGEGPQALLADCRVTSRPALEETVAQLHQRVLDRLGELSAGLTVEFLLPRPLLWLDVDQFAVRPAGSVARPIGADHTVLVRSRDRFSNRHWWPALHRRLAWLESHPNGAFDTPAVRFVPAGRPPEPYDLLRQLRDEETPFCFVLLEPPPYEGDLATDPVYVLLEVGIPAIVALRGGGRRADARPELGKVLAGRLAALPERVRHLRGGAPACNGAPSVTLDLHRHVTLVWDSRDGLEGAEAALGHPRTGGGHP, encoded by the coding sequence GTGAGAGGCACCGGGGCACCCCGCACGAACCTGTTCTGGGAGCTGGCGGGGCTGATCGCGCGCATTCCCGGCCTCGGCCAGCGGGCCCCGCTGCGGCGCGCCGCCGACGCCTTCACCGAGCAGATCGGACCGTTGGACGTCGAGCAGTCGGGCATGCTCCAGGAGGATCTCTACGCGGTACTGCGCCGGTGCGACGACTATCCGAACGGGCTGCGGTTCTATCTGGACACGCTCGGCAGCAACCGCACCAACACCCTGGCCTGGGCGGAGGTCGAGCGCCTGTACCGGCGTCTGTGCCCGGAGAGCCTGCTCACCCCCGCCGAGCGCGACGAGCTGAGCACCCTGCTGGGCGCCCGGCGCTCCGACCCGCCCCTGGAACGGGTGGCGCTGCGCTTCCTGCCCTGCCTGCCCTCGGCCGCTCCCGGCGGTTCCCCGCGGCGGGACACGACGGCGGAACTGCTCGATGCCCTGGAGGACGCCGTCGTCCTGCCGGACGAGGCCCATCCCCTGCTGTCCTTCGTCGAAGCCGTCGCGGTCCACCAACCGACGCCTCTGGAGGCGGAGTTACGGGCCTGGAACGAGAAGGTCGCGCACCGGATCGGCGGTGAGCCACGGCTGCTGGCACGCGTCAGGGCACTGGAGTCGGCCCGGCTGGGGCGTCCCTTCGAGCCGGGCCGGCTGCTCGTGGAGATCGTGGCCCACCCCGCCGTACCCGACGAGTACCACGTACGGGGGTCGCTGCTGGCGCCGGGCGAGGGGCCGCAGGCCCTGCTCGCCGACTGCCGGGTGACCTCGCGGCCCGCACTGGAGGAGACGGTCGCGCAACTGCACCAGCGGGTGCTGGACCGGCTCGGCGAGCTGAGCGCCGGGCTGACGGTCGAGTTCCTGCTGCCGCGGCCGCTGCTGTGGCTGGACGTGGACCAGTTCGCGGTCAGACCGGCCGGGTCGGTGGCCCGCCCGATCGGCGCCGACCACACCGTGCTGGTGCGCAGCCGGGACCGGTTCAGCAACCGGCACTGGTGGCCGGCGCTGCACCGGCGTCTCGCCTGGCTGGAGTCCCACCCGAACGGGGCCTTCGACACCCCCGCCGTACGGTTCGTCCCGGCCGGCCGTCCCCCGGAGCCGTATGATCTGCTCCGTCAACTTCGGGACGAGGAAACGCCGTTCTGCTTCGTTCTCCTCGAACCTCCGCCCTATGAAGGGGACTTGGCGACGGATCCGGTCTACGTCCTGCTGGAGGTCGGCATCCCGGCCATCGTCGCGCTGCGCGGTGGCGGCCGACGTGCCGACGCCCGGCCGGAACTGGGGAAAGTACTGGCCGGCAGGTTGGCCGCGCTGCCCGAGCGGGTACGACATCTGCGGGGCGGCGCCCCTGCGTGCAACGGTGCTCCGTCGGTGACGCTGGACCTGCATCGCCACGTCACCCTAGTGTGGGACAGCCGTGACGGACTGGAGGGGGCGGAGGCCGCACTGGGGCATCCGCGGACCGGGGGTGGCCATCCATGA
- a CDS encoding effector-associated domain 2-containing protein has protein sequence MVSQSIEDSWRVRLLGADHTPVGSGVLVHGGKILTCAHAVQAALELEDHEHPGQRRVALDHPASRTGGVSYATVLSGGWAPADGQLQDVAVLRLTDPAPADCEPARLRPCGPARGRTVRIFGQATDDPPGLWVAARLLGAAGPDWIQLDNLDAAASRIRGGYSGAGAVDEHGDVVGIVVAALRSGAATAWMIPVEAAVRHCPPLADAVDDGPEVTHRPWPRGAGRELAAALVRVPSMRDPQRRDSVLRDTGEDIFGLAERSPVLIEDVRAVVELCLQYADGIDRLVDALRWYEQGSLPMRELERVVLRLRGTPGPTP, from the coding sequence GTGGTGTCGCAGTCGATCGAGGACTCATGGCGAGTACGCCTGCTCGGCGCGGACCACACACCAGTGGGGTCGGGTGTTCTGGTGCACGGGGGAAAGATACTGACATGTGCTCATGCGGTACAGGCGGCACTGGAGCTGGAGGACCATGAGCATCCCGGGCAGCGGCGGGTGGCACTCGACCATCCGGCGTCCCGGACCGGCGGGGTGTCGTACGCCACGGTCCTGTCGGGCGGGTGGGCACCCGCCGACGGGCAGTTGCAAGACGTCGCGGTCCTGCGGCTGACCGATCCGGCGCCCGCCGACTGCGAGCCGGCCCGGCTGCGGCCGTGCGGTCCGGCCCGCGGCCGTACGGTGCGGATCTTCGGTCAGGCCACCGACGATCCGCCCGGTCTCTGGGTCGCCGCCCGGCTGCTCGGGGCGGCGGGACCCGACTGGATCCAGCTGGACAACCTCGACGCCGCGGCCTCCCGGATCCGCGGCGGATACAGCGGCGCCGGGGCCGTCGACGAGCACGGCGACGTCGTCGGCATCGTGGTCGCGGCCCTCCGGTCGGGGGCGGCCACCGCCTGGATGATCCCGGTCGAGGCCGCCGTACGCCACTGCCCGCCGCTCGCCGACGCGGTGGACGACGGGCCCGAGGTCACACACCGGCCCTGGCCGCGCGGCGCCGGCCGGGAACTGGCGGCCGCCCTGGTACGGGTGCCGAGCATGCGGGACCCGCAGCGCCGGGACAGCGTGCTGCGCGACACCGGTGAGGACATCTTCGGCCTGGCGGAGCGGTCGCCCGTCCTGATCGAGGATGTGCGCGCTGTGGTCGAGCTGTGCCTGCAGTACGCCGACGGCATCGACCGGCTCGTCGACGCCCTGCGCTGGTACGAGCAGGGCTCGCTGCCGATGCGGGAGCTGGAGCGGGTCGTCCTGCGACTGCGCGGCACACCCGGGCCGACGCCGTGA
- a CDS encoding amidase, which yields MSLDRAQGLAESARALAAGEVTSRRLVEQALARIEATQGSLNAFRIVRGEAALAEADAADRALAAGESGPLLGVPVAVKDDTDVAGEPTAFGCPGDFPPVAEDGEAVRRLRAAGAVIVGKTNTCELGQWPFTEGPAFGDTRNPWHTDHSPGGSSGGSAAAVAAGLVPAALGSDGAGSVRIPASWTHLIGIKPQRGRISTWPRGEAFQGITVNGTLARTVADAALLLDAASGNHDLDPHQPPALTASDAVGRDPGRLRIALSLKPPFTAVPARLQPAVRARVLELAEKLAALGHTVEEADPPYGQIGLTFVPRATAGIAEHVADTPDPALLDRRTRDAARLGRLLGGAPLRVARRAEAALHRRIGGFFGTYDVILAPTTAAPPPRIGSMLKLGGLATDRAIIAACPYAWPWNVLGWPGVNVPAGFVDGGLPVGAQLLGPANSEALLISVAAQLEAELRWHELWPPEPGAAASQAA from the coding sequence ATGTCGCTCGACCGTGCCCAAGGCCTGGCCGAGTCCGCCCGCGCACTGGCGGCGGGGGAGGTGACCTCCCGTCGCCTGGTCGAGCAGGCCCTCGCCCGCATCGAGGCCACCCAGGGCTCCCTGAACGCCTTCCGGATCGTACGCGGCGAGGCGGCGCTCGCCGAAGCGGACGCCGCCGACCGGGCGTTGGCCGCGGGAGAGAGCGGCCCGCTGCTCGGCGTGCCGGTGGCGGTGAAGGACGACACGGACGTCGCGGGCGAGCCGACCGCCTTCGGCTGTCCGGGCGACTTCCCGCCGGTGGCCGAGGACGGCGAGGCGGTACGGCGGCTGCGCGCGGCCGGAGCCGTGATCGTCGGCAAGACGAACACCTGTGAGCTCGGGCAGTGGCCGTTCACCGAGGGGCCCGCGTTCGGCGACACCCGCAATCCCTGGCACACCGACCACAGCCCGGGCGGCTCCTCGGGCGGTTCGGCGGCGGCGGTCGCCGCGGGGCTCGTCCCGGCCGCGCTCGGCTCCGACGGTGCGGGGTCGGTGAGGATCCCGGCCTCCTGGACCCATCTGATCGGCATCAAACCGCAGCGCGGCCGCATCTCCACCTGGCCCCGCGGCGAGGCCTTCCAGGGCATCACGGTCAACGGCACCCTGGCCCGGACCGTGGCCGACGCGGCCCTGCTCCTCGACGCGGCGAGCGGCAACCACGACCTGGACCCGCACCAGCCACCCGCGCTGACGGCCTCGGACGCGGTCGGCCGGGACCCCGGGCGGCTGCGCATCGCGCTGTCGCTGAAGCCGCCGTTCACCGCGGTACCCGCCCGACTCCAGCCTGCGGTGCGCGCCCGGGTGCTGGAACTCGCCGAGAAGCTGGCCGCGTTGGGCCACACCGTGGAGGAGGCCGATCCGCCCTACGGCCAGATCGGGCTGACCTTCGTACCGCGTGCCACGGCCGGCATCGCCGAGCACGTCGCCGACACGCCCGACCCCGCCCTGCTGGACCGCCGCACCCGGGACGCCGCCCGGCTGGGCCGGCTGCTCGGCGGGGCGCCGCTGCGGGTGGCCCGGCGCGCGGAGGCGGCCCTGCACCGGCGGATCGGCGGCTTCTTCGGGACGTACGACGTCATCCTCGCCCCGACGACGGCCGCTCCCCCGCCCCGCATCGGCTCGATGCTGAAACTGGGCGGCCTGGCCACCGACCGCGCCATCATCGCCGCGTGTCCGTACGCCTGGCCGTGGAACGTCCTGGGCTGGCCCGGGGTGAACGTCCCGGCCGGCTTCGTCGACGGTGGGCTGCCGGTCGGCGCCCAGCTCCTCGGCCCGGCGAACAGCGAGGCCCTGCTGATCTCCGTCGCCGCCCAGCTGGAGGCGGAGCTGCGCTGGCACGAGCTGTGGCCGCCGGAGCCGGGCGCGGCCGCGTCGCAAGCCGCGTGA
- a CDS encoding glycoside hydrolase family 43 protein: MTPRPSTPSRRALLRAMAALPVSALALGELPGLLGTAAVAAPASGSATRYTIVPFLNSDDGTVNVYQSDDATDFRLLRASAYTPPANRIRDASVLKHTDGSYYLTYTTHTWQDVSTTIGFARSSDRVNWTYLYDYPVPITNLSRAWAPEWFVDGDGSVHVIVSCSTADNEWNFTPYVLKATNSTLTAWSSPVALSGIGSNHIDTYIVRTGSTYHAFTKNETAKYIEYGTAFSLTGPYTISRTGDWAGWGSYREGPSVIQLDNGGWRIFFDGYGDGTYYYSDSYDSFATWTAPKALPGISGTARHFTVVKETVSSGPSITRNATRSFRSANYPTRYWAEQSTLLNLPVVSGSSATADKQAATFTVVAGLADANGYSFRDASGNYLRHYDFRARFDADDGTTTFAEDATFIARLGPTTGSVRFESYNYPGSYLRHYNYQLRVDVSNGTDLFRQDSSFVSVTAWG, translated from the coding sequence GTGACCCCACGTCCCTCCACCCCCTCGCGTCGCGCCCTGCTCCGCGCGATGGCCGCCCTGCCCGTGTCGGCCCTCGCCCTGGGCGAACTGCCCGGACTGCTCGGCACGGCCGCGGTCGCCGCCCCCGCGAGCGGCTCCGCCACCCGCTACACCATCGTGCCGTTCCTCAACAGTGACGACGGCACGGTGAACGTCTACCAGTCCGACGACGCCACCGACTTCCGCCTGCTGCGGGCCTCCGCGTACACCCCGCCCGCCAACCGCATCCGGGACGCGAGCGTCCTCAAGCACACGGACGGCTCCTACTACCTCACCTACACCACCCACACCTGGCAGGACGTCAGCACCACCATCGGCTTCGCCCGCAGCTCCGACCGCGTCAACTGGACCTACCTGTACGACTATCCGGTCCCGATCACCAACCTCTCCCGCGCCTGGGCGCCGGAGTGGTTCGTGGACGGCGACGGCAGCGTCCACGTCATCGTGTCCTGCTCGACCGCAGACAACGAATGGAACTTCACGCCGTATGTGCTGAAGGCCACCAACTCCACGCTCACCGCCTGGAGTTCACCGGTCGCCCTGTCCGGCATCGGCAGCAACCACATCGACACGTACATCGTGCGGACCGGCTCGACCTACCACGCCTTCACCAAGAACGAGACGGCCAAGTACATCGAATACGGCACCGCCTTCAGCCTCACCGGCCCGTACACGATCTCCAGGACGGGCGACTGGGCGGGCTGGGGCAGCTACCGAGAGGGCCCGTCGGTGATCCAGCTCGACAACGGCGGCTGGCGGATCTTCTTCGACGGCTACGGCGACGGCACCTACTACTACAGCGACAGCTACGACTCCTTCGCCACCTGGACCGCGCCGAAGGCACTGCCGGGCATCTCGGGCACGGCCCGCCACTTCACGGTCGTCAAGGAGACCGTCTCCAGCGGCCCGAGCATCACCCGGAACGCCACCCGCTCCTTCCGGTCCGCCAACTACCCGACCCGGTACTGGGCGGAGCAGTCCACCCTGCTCAACCTGCCGGTGGTGAGCGGCTCCAGCGCCACGGCCGACAAGCAGGCCGCGACATTCACGGTCGTCGCGGGCCTGGCCGACGCCAACGGCTACTCGTTCCGCGACGCGTCCGGCAACTACCTCCGCCACTACGACTTCCGTGCCCGCTTCGACGCCGACGACGGCACGACGACGTTCGCCGAGGACGCCACGTTCATCGCGCGGCTGGGCCCGACCACCGGCTCGGTGCGCTTCGAGTCGTACAACTACCCCGGCTCCTACCTGCGCCACTACAACTACCAGCTCCGCGTGGACGTTTCGAACGGCACGGACCTGTTCCGGCAGGACAGCTCGTTCGTGTCGGTGACGGCCTGGGGCTGA